The genomic segment GCACATTCATctgagacaaaaagagagagaaaagcctGATTAAATCTTGATATACGTGACTAGAACCTCACGCTAGCGATATCTTATTCGGAGAGACGGTTTCTGCCCAATTCATGCACGTCGGTTCAATTCTACATTAATGCCATACAAGTCTCACAACACTCCTAAATAGTTTTTTCCTCGTCTTAAATGATTTGGGGTACATTTCGTTATCGTCACATTACCTTTTTATGCGTCGATAAAACAAAGCAGTCCTATCAGATGATAGCCATGCAAATAGCTATTATATTAACGGTGAAGCAAAATCACTAAACAGTTCACAAATTTCTATCGTCACATGTTCCAAACCATCGCTGTATAATATTCAATCCTACCGTCTTTAATAGGGAAAATGCTTTTGCACTGTATATAtggtgtattattattatttttttttatttaaaccttaAATCGGTGTAGAtgccatatttaatttacagttgGTAGATCGTTTAAGGTGCTATATTACATTTCTTTCcggcaaatatttatttagtcttgACAACAGAACAGTGAAACGCGCCGAAACTGTCCTTCacagcagtgtttttattatggcAACGTTAAATATGGCATCTGCTCTGACTAAAGACCAAGTGGGTTTTGGACAAAAGCACTTTTGATTCAGTCTCCACTGGGACAGCCAGCTCTATCCATCCCGATCCGACAAAAACAGGAGTGGTAATGAGTCGATAGCTCTTTCTTAACAGAAAAATCAATGGAAGACATTCTCAAAACTCGCCGTGAAGCTCTATGAATGACATCCTCTTGTAATCGTAAGCATTTTCAGACGTTTCATTGATTTGCGAGAGTAAATGCGAAACTAGTGTTAAATATCTCTTTACGACTGCGTATGCTGTGCTTTGACTTGAGCCGTTGAGTCAATGATTCTTGAAATGCATACCAtccacgcgcgcacacacactgaaacaacATAGGGATTATTCGATCTAGATTTCTAGATTCGAACCGTTTATTCagcctttagaaaaaaatataaataggtTTAAATAAATGGATTGGAACATccatataaagaaagaaatctcaGTGAACAAAGATGTGCTAGCATCCATGTTTTTTGTCAGACGACTGATGTCTGCGTGAGCTGTTGTTATTAGATGTAAAACGTATTCGTCGCTTCCGAATAAACGAAGTCACACCGAGGTGAATCAGAAGTGGAGTGACATCTGAATTAGCTGAAGTGTGAACGTGGTCTCTGATGTGGCATTACACTCATAAGACTcgcaaacaaaaccaaacagaaaGGTTCGCGCCACTTTgtctaaatcataaaaataaaaaaaatactaaaatgatgCCAGTTCGACAAAATACACTAAAAGGCTtgtatagaaagaaagaaaaatctaaaacttCGAGCCAATCTGTGGAAAACCTACATAATAGCCATATAAACTCTGGCTGACTTGTCCAAACTGACAACAAAAGAGAAACGGATTGCaacagatattaaaatgtttggtgATTTAAAGAAAGAAACCTTAGTTAGTGGAGATTAGAATGggtgtgaacttttttttacattttgaaatcgCCGTAAACAGATTCGCCCCCTCCACGTTTGTCATTGAACAAGCGGGATCGCTGCATTAACGACTCTTAATTTGAATTGTAAAAGTTATATCGTCGTTATATAAAGTcgttatataaacattttggaTGTAAAAACGTATCACttccaaaaaaaaccaaaaaaacacaaaacgcAAATTAAGACCAGATAAGTCAGAAGTGGAGTACGATCTGAATTAGCTGCAGTGTGAACGTGGCTTCTGATATGGCATTACACCAATAAGACTTGTAAGAGAACCAGACAAAAATAAGATGTTGTGGCATTGGGTCTAACTCCTCcgaaaatactaatattatgtCAGTTTGACAAAATACACCAAAAGGCTCGtatagaaagaaaacaaaaatcaaaaccaAGTGGGCCAATTTGTGGAACACCTAACATTTGAATCCAAATATAAGCAGCATGAACAAGGTGTTTTTGCATTCACACAAAACCCCTTTGGACTCCCAGATACGGTCCATCTGAAAGCTCAGGCACTGTTTCGCACACACTCGACTTCTCCGCAGGGCGTTGTCCTGCGTCTTCAAGAGGGGCGTAACGCTTACCGAAGGAGGACAGAATAAATACCCTTCCAGCCAGGCCTATCACACATCTAACACGGAGAGGTCTGATACAGAAGTTAAACCGGCGTGCGCTAGTATATTTTCTGACTGCATGTGGATGTGTGCGCGGCTGCTCGGCATTGGCGAATCTGCCACGGTCACCGTTGTCATTGGCAAAGCATTGCAAGAGGGGGTGTGGAAGACAGAAAGCTGCCAACGTTGGCGTGTCTTTGTGTTGTGCTAAACTCGGCCAAATAACATCGACGTGGTCTCGCATCGAACCTCTTGCTTTCGTGTATTTATAGTTAGTGACGATCTCCAGCAGACGGATCTTCTTGCAGCACAACACTTCCCCCCCAATCTCGATGCGCTCCCTCCCTGAGGGTTTCTGTGCCCCCGTTTTTATCCCTGTCGATCTGGTTTTTCAGGGTTCTGGGGGGTTTTCGTATGCCGTTTCCCGTCCCCGTACAGAGGGAAGGTGTTTGTCAGCTTCGTCAGAGTCTCTCGATGTCTCTGTACTTTTTGCGCAGTATCGATACCTGGTCTTTGAACAGAACGGGATCCAGTCTCATCTGTGAATGGACCAGGGGCATGGTGCCAAACCAGCTGGCAAATTTGTTCATGCACGTCTGCCGCTGGGCAAAGTGGTCAGGATCTGCCCAGCGTGATGCCCGGGACGTCTGCGAATGAAAGAGAGAGCTAGTTAGCCGCTATATCCAACTTATTTTTAACGCAGGAGTGGATGCGGTCGTTCGTAACTTGAATGcgcttcatttgcttcaatttattttagctgcacACCGCTGTAATTAAATAGACACGCAACACTGCTATATAaaagctattatatatatttatatatgaagagctcgtttgcaaaaacagatatctccatttttaacaaattttcagaaatcatgttttttccattttgcatTCCATTTAATCTCAGTTAGTTAATCTTAGTTAAGTTTTAGTTGACTAAcacaatgaaacaataaaaacatgatagtGTGATAAAAAACACGatttatgaaaaagaaaagaaaaaaaaacttttttgaaatttgtcacaaacaaaaactggcataatttaaaaaatgactttagaaGTACTTGAGAATTTAaattctgatgaaaaaaaaaattgtctgaaTTATTTTCCCTCCAAAACGAGCTTTATTTACTACCTATAAAAGAAAATCTCTTATTGTTGGTGTGATATACAATCCAGCAGCATTACAACAGTTAATTATAACTTAAATactgttacttgaaataaaaaaaacatgtaaaatgtaaaaaaatatatttattaatttatttttaatttgaagccattactaaaactaaaaatactaaacttaaaattacaagtggaatatataaaataaaatccaattaaaaatatgaataaaaactataatagcatgtaaatgataataatactataatatcaTCATGACATTCGCTCAAAAATAAGCCccttttaaatttacaaaaattgcTGAGGAAAATCTCTGGACACATTCAAAATAACACACTCTTGATATGAGAATAGCGGAAGCTGTTGGAGGAAGCTGAAGAATTTCCTCAAGTCTTTATAAGCTATTTTTGGGAGGTGAAAAAAAGTGACGCATGTGTCTCAAACCCTTCCCCAGATTTCTAGATTTAACTCTGCAGGAAATACTAGCACTCACACGCGAGGTGATCGCAATTATATTGATTTAATGCGTTTTCTACCTGTCCCATCATCGTCTCCTTGTACTGCTTCTTTTGAGTGACCTTGATCGGAGGCATCTTAGTGACAGCAGACACCAGGAAGTTCATGAGGATGTCTTCACAGTTTGAGAGCTGGTCAACCATACTCTTTAAGCTGCCAGGCAGGTATTGTGTGTACAAGTAGTTATAATACCtggagtaaataaaataaataaaaaagcctgTTAACACCTTAGGGCCTAGGGAACATTTAGGCACTTCAgaatatttcagtttcagcagCATTGAGGCGGGCAGCTCATTCCACCACAGATGAACAGAGAAGGTGAAGGTTCAGGAAAGCAGCTTTGTGTGTCCTACCTGTGGTAGAAAGCAGCTCCAGTCAGCACCATGGAGTAGTCATTGGTCCATTTGGAGGTGTAGCCCCACCGCTCCTTGTTAGAGTCCCAAAAATGGCTCCGTGCGGGATATCCCACGATCCTCTCTGGGAAACTTTGCCAAACCGTAAAGGCAAAATCCACCTGCGGTAACAACCATTCTACAGTAAGCGCTTACTCAACCGTGCACACATAAACTTGAATGACGGGATTTgtcattgcattgaacaatagAATTGTTTTCTAAAAGCTCAGACGTAAATATGGTTTCAGAAAGAATTTGACTTCAAATTCACAGTCCATGAATCAAAATCAGTTCGAGATATCGATATCTAGAGAGCAGCATGACTGGtgactgtaaaacattttatcatcTCGAACAAAAAATCGACTCATTTtgttaaaacacaaaactaagTAGTTTGCATAGTAATAatgaaaattgtaataatggAAATATCAAAACTAGTTacaattttagtatatttgcCAATAAGTAGCTTTGTTAAGTTATAGCTTATCTGATATGAATAGCAATCGTTTTGTCTAATATTAGCATTTTGGGACAATTCTATTGGTTTCAACAACAGTATTTAAGCCTGACAACGTACAAGggctaaaaaaaatgaaagaagtaATTGCAATGAAccattttgatttttatatttgtggccaaaacaaataaacagaattgcGAGATACAAAGTCGCAAGTTAAAATGTCAGAACGGCAAAATTGAAACTTGAGATAAATTCAAAATTGTGAGACCAAAAGTTGCAATTACcctttttgcaaataaattattatggAAACAAGCTTAATTTTACTTGCTCGTACagacatattttcaaatattctcCTCTCATTATCTTCagatatttgatattattagaGACGCTCACACTGATGAGTTTATGCTTcgttttattgtactttttttgatgctataaaataaaatgaaatgagaaacaataaaagtgattgacaaATCTAGAACCGTTCTGATTTGTCGGCTCACCTCCGTGGTCGAGAGCACGGTGTCTTCATCCAGACTCAAGACCGCATCAGTTTTGATGTTGTCATAGGGGAGGAATCGGCTGCTCATCACCTAAACATGTAATCAATGCATGAAACCTCCAGAAAAACGCTCAATAGCTTTGATTTTAGTTAAGATGAACATTCAAGGGAGAGCGCGAAACCACGGCAACAGCAAATCTGTGCACCATCCGTCATCTGTCATCGCGGGGCGGGTAACACCAGACACTTCATTTGATATGACGGGAATATAAAGACAGCACGCTTGAATGAGTGGAGATTCACCTTGCTCTCGCCCTCGATTACGATGACTGGGACAGAGGTGGCGGGCCAGCGGTGCTTCGCAGGGAGAGGCTTGTCGCAGTTCCACAGGACAATGATCTGACACAAGCACATGGTGAGAACATCAGACGCTGGGAATAAAGCCTGCACCACCATCATTTCTACCGTCCAGTACGTTTTACATCAAGCACACTCGCTTAAAAGTCTGGGGCTGGTGAGAATACGTTAAAAACggcaaaactgtgaaatataattatttcaagcaaatgttaatttattgctgcgatgcaaagctgaatttttagctcCATTGCTTCACGTGATCTGATGATACACCATTTCTTTCggtatttcttcttattaaaaaaaaacaagtttgaaTGTTGCTTGATGACTTTATAAACCAGAATAAATTCAAAACCTTCAATATTTAAAGGtggaaattattattacttttatattttattccatGCTGTCAAGTCTTTTGTAAAGTGCCATTAGCATGATAGCGTCTtccaggaaatgacatcattttAGAGGGAAAACAAGTATGAACAACGTCACGTGATaccaaaatctcaaaattagCTTCAAGTTGACGTCCTTATGAATTTTGTTACTTTATTGGTGTTCTGTTCGATTTTTTGCACTTGTGTAAATAGTCAAGTTTGAATTCCTGAAGGTATTTTTGTGCAT from the Puntigrus tetrazona isolate hp1 unplaced genomic scaffold, ASM1883169v1 S000000461, whole genome shotgun sequence genome contains:
- the LOC122333996 gene encoding exostosin-1a-like, which gives rise to MLHNSTFCLVPRGRRLGSFRFLEALQAACVPVMLSNGWELPFSEIIDWHTAAVIGDERLLLQIPSTVRSIHQDRILSLRQQTQFLWEAYFSSVEKIVLTTLEIIQDRVLQHNARSTLMWNRLPGGLFTLPQYSSYLGDFPFFYAELGIKPQQKFTAVIHAVTPLVSQSQPIFKLLVAVAKSQYCAQIIVLWNCDKPLPAKHRWPATSVPVIVIEGESKVMSSRFLPYDNIKTDAVLSLDEDTVLSTTEVDFAFTVWQSFPERIVGYPARSHFWDSNKERWGYTSKWTNDYSMVLTGAAFYHRYYNYLYTQYLPGSLKSMVDQLSNCEDILMNFLVSAVTKMPPIKVTQKKQYKETMMGQTSRASRWADPDHFAQRQTCMNKFASWFGTMPLVHSQMRLDPVLFKDQVSILRKKYRDIERL